A genomic region of Desulfomicrobium macestii contains the following coding sequences:
- a CDS encoding SulP family inorganic anion transporter has translation MSVRLLRFFPFLAWFPFSALVVRADLMAGITGALVLVPKAMAYAQLSGLPLYFGLYTAFVPAIIGALWGSSRQLATGPVAIVSLMTAAAVTPLAVSNTPEYIGFALLLTLLVGLVQFLLGVIKLGTIVNFVSHPVILGFMNAAAIIIGLSQLDLLLGIPKGRSDFFLGDVWEMLRLLPQTHLPTLGMTFFGLALILVIKRIPPLSKASVLVAVVITIVVSAAIGYDQRGTAVLDDLATPRARDLVIQYEENLRRMEHLGGEVAELSARQRRAEKDGSVWMAAGLRHQTELARLDMHSLERRHNELLRGVRQLRFVRPEGEETGRLYLLGDSPEGMQTDDRAWHIKSVDHGVMKLVGGGDVVGPVPAGLPALTIPTLSLDAVMQLLPSALIIALVAFMESISMAKALASKARQHVDPNQELIGQGLANIGGSFFQAYPACGSFTGSAINMQAGAKTGLAMVFNGVFVAVTLLFFTPLLHHLPKAVLAVIIVMAVTSLITPHAFMHTWKANRGDGVVALVTFAVTLLAAPHLDKGIMTGAALSIGLYLYRTMAPRVAVLGRYADGTLRDVSVHKALATSTLVTVMRFDGSLYFANVTYFEDMVLGAVAEHKDAKFLLVVGDAINSMDSSGEEMLQNLVGQLRETGVQIVFSGLKKQVLDVMRATGLYERIGDENIFATECQALKAIFARLGQEVEDDALFAHVKVMVC, from the coding sequence ATGTCGGTCAGGCTTTTGCGATTCTTTCCCTTTCTCGCTTGGTTTCCGTTCAGCGCGCTGGTCGTGCGGGCCGATCTGATGGCCGGGATCACCGGCGCGCTGGTGCTTGTCCCCAAGGCCATGGCCTATGCCCAGCTCTCGGGCCTGCCGCTGTATTTCGGCCTGTACACGGCCTTTGTGCCGGCCATCATAGGGGCCCTGTGGGGATCGTCCAGGCAGCTGGCCACGGGGCCGGTGGCCATCGTTTCGCTCATGACCGCCGCTGCCGTGACTCCGCTTGCGGTCTCGAACACGCCTGAATACATCGGTTTCGCCCTGCTTCTGACCCTGCTGGTGGGTCTCGTGCAATTTCTTTTGGGTGTGATCAAACTCGGCACCATCGTCAATTTCGTGTCCCATCCGGTCATCCTCGGGTTCATGAACGCGGCCGCCATCATCATCGGCCTGTCCCAGCTGGACCTGCTGCTGGGCATCCCCAAGGGCCGCAGCGACTTTTTTCTGGGGGATGTCTGGGAAATGCTCCGGCTGCTCCCGCAGACCCATTTGCCGACTCTGGGGATGACCTTCTTCGGGCTGGCCCTCATTCTCGTCATCAAGAGGATTCCGCCCCTGTCCAAGGCCAGCGTTCTCGTCGCGGTGGTCATCACCATAGTGGTCAGCGCCGCCATCGGCTACGACCAGCGCGGTACCGCCGTGCTCGACGACCTGGCAACCCCTCGGGCCCGGGATCTCGTGATCCAGTATGAAGAAAATCTGCGACGGATGGAACATCTGGGCGGCGAGGTGGCCGAGCTTTCCGCGCGGCAGCGGCGGGCGGAAAAGGACGGCTCAGTGTGGATGGCCGCAGGACTGCGGCACCAGACCGAGCTCGCGCGGCTGGACATGCACTCCCTGGAGCGGCGGCACAACGAGCTTCTGCGCGGCGTGCGGCAACTGCGCTTCGTGCGCCCTGAAGGCGAGGAGACTGGCCGTCTCTACCTGCTTGGCGACTCTCCGGAGGGCATGCAGACCGATGACCGCGCCTGGCACATCAAGAGCGTCGATCATGGAGTCATGAAGCTGGTCGGCGGCGGGGATGTCGTCGGGCCGGTCCCGGCGGGGCTGCCGGCCCTGACCATCCCGACGCTGAGCCTCGATGCCGTGATGCAATTGCTGCCCTCGGCCCTGATCATCGCCCTGGTCGCCTTCATGGAGTCCATCTCCATGGCCAAGGCCCTGGCCAGCAAGGCGCGGCAGCATGTCGATCCCAATCAGGAACTCATAGGTCAGGGGCTGGCCAATATCGGCGGGTCTTTTTTTCAGGCCTATCCGGCCTGCGGATCCTTCACCGGCTCGGCCATCAACATGCAGGCCGGGGCAAAAACAGGGCTGGCCATGGTCTTCAACGGCGTCTTCGTGGCCGTGACCCTGCTGTTCTTTACGCCCCTGCTCCACCACTTGCCCAAGGCCGTGCTGGCCGTAATTATTGTCATGGCAGTCACCAGCCTGATCACGCCCCACGCCTTCATGCACACGTGGAAGGCCAACAGGGGAGACGGCGTCGTCGCCCTGGTGACCTTCGCCGTGACGCTGCTCGCAGCGCCGCATCTGGACAAGGGCATCATGACCGGGGCGGCCCTGTCCATCGGCCTCTACCTCTATCGCACCATGGCCCCGCGTGTGGCGGTGCTCGGGCGCTATGCCGACGGAACCCTGCGGGACGTGAGCGTACACAAGGCCCTGGCGACCTCGACCCTGGTCACGGTCATGCGCTTCGACGGCTCGCTGTATTTCGCCAATGTGACGTATTTCGAGGACATGGTGCTGGGGGCTGTGGCCGAACACAAGGACGCGAAATTTCTGCTGGTGGTCGGGGATGCCATCAATTCCATGGATTCATCGGGCGAGGAGATGCTGCAGAATCTGGTGGGGCAGCTGCGCGAGACCGGCGTGCAGATCGTCTTTTCGGGGCTCAAGAAGCAGGTGCTCGACGTGATGCGGGCCACCGGACTTTATGAGCGCATCGGCGACGAAAACATCTTTGCCACGGAGTGTCAGGCCCTCAAGGCCATCTTCGCCCGGCTGGGCCAGGAAGTGGAGGACGACGCGCTTTTCGCCCACGTCAAGGTCATGGTCTGCTGA